A section of the Oncorhynchus gorbuscha isolate QuinsamMale2020 ecotype Even-year linkage group LG06, OgorEven_v1.0, whole genome shotgun sequence genome encodes:
- the LOC124037985 gene encoding uncharacterized protein LOC124037985 isoform X2, with amino-acid sequence MVHDTPPAQVGTNGRSSERKRTPKACDCCGPNSKLHDGKAPHGKNPGGKSRQRRAQPGKVKGQALGETPKRKGGRPSYKKTLMTEQQVTAIREELEKDSNPLASPVINSVGQTLLDSMGQKLTYTMVKLVNKSVVQPVTTSVVEHFADSIMEQERACEGVVCEGEKAPGSVKQPVIDPKMEVIKQPPPQAGDPAVFLSNGTSAVPKEEPTHCSAPMEVEPSAIACVSPGIILCSTLHTFALWDHRDYCKIGVWAQRPEQGSATDLAQQSQPSPQQPKPEEGIHEGIRDLIHEFLELFFVTYGSFIPLSETDVLEHLKNKCNTDFIDKKLNIHLEVLKYKAGLASIPMNCFKVDYNKHTLTLEDLSTLDDQNWVNDQVINMYGELIMEATEHKVHFFNSFFHRQLVAKGYEGVKRWTKKFNEWCQQEEQVDQQPEPSINVRHAEISNVRAAIEDKEKE; translated from the exons ATGGTTCATGACACGCCGCCAGCACAGGTGGGCACCAATGGCCGCTCTTCTGAGAGGAAGAGGACACCGAAGGCATGTGACTGCTGTGGGCCAAACTCTAAGCTCCATGATGGGAAGGCCCCACATGGGAAGAATCCGGGTGGCAAGTCCCGACAACGCAGGGCCCAGCCAGGGAAGGTCAAGGGCCAGGCACTGGGGGAGACCCCTAAGAGAAAGGGTGGTCGCCCATCTTATAAGAAGACCCTGATGACAGAGCAACAGGTAACAGCCATCCGAGAGGAGCTGGAGAAAGACTCAAACCCTTTGGCTTCACCTGTAATCAACTCTGTTGGTCAAACCTTATTGGACTCTATGGGTCAGAAGTTAACGTACACTATGGTTAAACTGGTGAATAAGTCTGTGGTTCAACCGGTAACGACATCAGTGGTTGAGCATTTTGCTGATTCAATAATGGAGCAGGAGAGAGCCTGTGAAGGGGTTGTGTGTGAGGGGGAAAAGGCCCCTGGTTCAGTCAAACAGCCGGTTATAGACCCTAAGATGGAGGTCATAAAGCAGCCCCCGCCCCAGGCTGGTGACCCAGCTGTCTTCCTTTCCAACGGTACATCAGCTGTCCCCAAAGAGGAACCAACACACTGTAGCGCCCCTATGGAGGTGGAACCATCAGCCATAGCCTGTGTTTCCCCAGGCATTATTCTGTGCAGCACCCTACACACATTTGCTCTGTGGGACCACCGAGATTACTGCAAGATAGGAGTGTGGGCTCAAAGACCTGAACAGGGAAGTGCCACAGACCTAGCACAGCAATCCCAGCCATCACCACAACAACCCAAACCAGAAGAGGGCATCCATGAAGGAATCAGAGACCTCATTCATG agTTTCTGGAGCTCTTCTTTGTGACGTACGGGAGTTTCATCCCCCTCAGTGAGACTGATGTCTTGGAGCACCTGAAGAACAAGTGTAACACGGACTTCATTGACAA GAAGCTAAACATCCATTTAGAAGTTTTGAAGTACAAAGCGGGTCTAGCCTCCATCCCTATGAATTGCTTTAAAGTGGACTACAACAAGCACACTCTGACCCTGGAGGACCTGTCCACACTGGACGATCAAAACTGGGTCAACGACCAG GTGATAAACATGTATGGCGAATTGATCATGGAGGCTACAGAGCACAAG GTTCATTTCTTTAACAGCTTCTTTCACAGGCAGCTGGTGGCCAAAGGCTATGAAGGGGTTAAGAGATGGACCAAAAAG